A region from the Alkalispirochaeta americana genome encodes:
- a CDS encoding nitronate monooxygenase encodes MEHPRIIQGGMGVGVSDWRLARAVALEGEMGVVSGTALDILLTRRLQQGDPGGHMRRGLAAFPDQEVAQRILARYYREEGTPDFHRFENPPMITVEPSREVEELLVAANFVEVYLAKEGHSGAVGVNFLEKIQLPNPAAIYGVMLAGVDYVLMGAGIPLEIPGLLDAYARGEAGSITLALEGAEKGETLLRHFDPARVLSSPPAQLKRPAFLSIVSSNVLAQTMVSRASGKVDGIIVEDHTAGGHNAPPRGPLHLTDQGEPVYGPKDQVDTLRMTKMDVPFWMAGSCSDENSLERSEKAGAWGIQVGTLFAFCRESGFLPELKKKFLQAVEAGKMRVFTHPGASPTGYPIKMALMEGTIAEEALFAQRKRVCNLGLLRHLYKKEDGVIGYRCPAESPELFIRKGGDPETPQDARCLCNALMAAVGAAMEYAGGYLEKPLLVPGEYLDSLRVLIRKIGLDYTAADVIRFLDSSRGEETCSS; translated from the coding sequence AATGGGGGTTGTCTCGGGGACCGCCCTGGACATACTTCTGACCCGTCGGCTTCAGCAGGGAGATCCCGGAGGGCATATGCGGCGCGGTCTTGCGGCCTTTCCCGACCAGGAGGTGGCCCAGCGTATTCTGGCCCGCTATTATCGGGAAGAAGGGACTCCCGATTTCCACCGGTTTGAAAATCCTCCAATGATTACGGTGGAACCCTCTCGTGAGGTAGAGGAACTCCTGGTGGCGGCTAACTTTGTTGAGGTGTATCTTGCAAAGGAAGGGCACTCGGGAGCGGTGGGGGTGAACTTTCTGGAAAAGATCCAGCTGCCCAACCCTGCGGCGATCTATGGCGTTATGCTGGCCGGTGTTGATTACGTTCTTATGGGGGCGGGTATTCCTCTGGAGATACCAGGGTTGCTCGACGCCTACGCCCGGGGCGAGGCAGGCTCGATCACTCTGGCCCTGGAAGGAGCAGAAAAAGGTGAAACGCTCCTGCGCCACTTTGATCCCGCCCGGGTTCTCTCGTCACCTCCTGCACAGTTGAAGCGACCAGCTTTTCTCTCCATCGTTTCTTCGAACGTCCTGGCTCAGACGATGGTCTCCCGGGCTTCGGGAAAGGTGGATGGAATCATTGTGGAAGATCACACGGCAGGGGGGCATAACGCGCCTCCCCGGGGACCCTTGCATCTGACCGACCAGGGAGAGCCCGTCTATGGTCCCAAGGATCAGGTTGATACCCTGCGGATGACAAAAATGGATGTGCCCTTCTGGATGGCCGGGTCCTGTAGCGATGAGAATTCGCTGGAGCGCTCCGAAAAGGCGGGAGCCTGGGGGATTCAGGTGGGGACGCTCTTTGCCTTTTGCCGGGAGTCGGGTTTTCTCCCGGAGCTGAAAAAGAAGTTTCTCCAGGCTGTAGAGGCGGGGAAAATGCGCGTCTTCACCCATCCTGGAGCTTCTCCCACGGGGTATCCCATAAAGATGGCCCTCATGGAGGGGACTATAGCCGAGGAGGCTCTCTTCGCTCAGCGAAAACGGGTCTGCAATCTTGGGCTTCTCCGGCATCTGTACAAGAAAGAAGATGGCGTCATCGGGTATCGCTGTCCTGCCGAGAGTCCTGAGCTCTTTATCCGCAAGGGCGGTGATCCCGAAACACCCCAGGATGCCCGGTGCCTGTGTAACGCCCTCATGGCGGCGGTTGGAGCGGCCATGGAATATGCCGGCGGGTATCTGGAAAAGCCCCTGCTGGTTCCGGGAGAGTACCTGGATTCGTTGCGGGTGCTGATTCGAAAAATTGGTCTGGATTATACCGCTGCCGATGTGATCCGCTTCCTCGATTCGAGCCGGGGTGAGGAGACCTGTTCCTCCTGA